Proteins encoded in a region of the Solanum dulcamara chromosome 9, daSolDulc1.2, whole genome shotgun sequence genome:
- the LOC129904044 gene encoding magnesium dechelatase SGRL, chloroplastic, with protein sequence MQSMATRFTSSFYIHNCQVKHSTTPSVLLSSFSARKPPYNTLVFQAVRLLGPPARFEASKLEVLLKGEEVDTYSSIVPRTYTLSHCDLTANLTLTISNNIQYDQLKGWYNKDDVVAEWTEVKGNLFLDVHCYVSGPNPLQELAAEFRYHIFSKELPLVLEAVLYGDSDFFKEHEELMNAIVRVYFHSSSKKYNRVECWGPLKDAAKGRQGDYINGLLSSSKEDFHPPKIQGSAKSIFQALFTFLL encoded by the exons ATGCAGTCCATGGCTACTCGCTTTACTTCTTCTTTTTACATTCATAATTGTCAAGTTAAGCATTCAACAACACCTTCTGTTCTCCTTTCTTCTTTTAGTGCCAGAAAACCCCCTTACAACACACTTGTCTTCCAG GCTGTCAGGCTCTTGGGTCCTCCAGCAAGATTTGAAGCTTCAAAGCTGGAAGTCTTGTTAAAAGGAGAAGAAGTTGATACATACTCTAGTATCGTGCCAAGGACGTATACATTATCCCATTGTGATTTAACTGCTAATCTGACATTGACCATTTCAAATAATATCCAATACGATCAG TTAAAGGGGTGGTATAATAAGGATGATGTGGTTGCTGAATGGACAGAAGTGAAAGGCAATTTGTTTCTTGATGTCCACTGTTATGTGAGCGGACCGAATCCCCTACAAGAGCTGGCTGCCGAGTTCAGATACCATATATTCTCCAAGGAATTGCCATTG GTACTTGAGGCTGTGCTCTATGGGGattcagatttcttcaaggaGCATGAAGAACTAATGAATGCTATTGTTAGAGTCTATTTCCATTCAAGCTCAAAGAAGTACAATCGTGTAGAATGCTGGGGTCCTCTAAAAGATGCTGCTAAG GGAAGACAAGGGGATTATATCAATGGTTTGTTATCGTCAAGCAAGGAAGATTTTCACCCTCCAAAAATCCAGGGAAGTGCAAAATCAATCTTCCAAGCTCTTTTCACCTTCCTTCTCTAA